In Streptomyces sp. TS71-3, the following proteins share a genomic window:
- a CDS encoding 1,4-dihydroxy-6-naphthoate synthase: MNATPGTTSATAAGTKPLRIAYSPCPNDTFTFDAWAHGRVPGAPALDVTFADIDITNGMAERGEHDILKVSYAVLPWVLDEYALLPCGGALGRGCGPLVLTAEPGRDLTGAVVAVPSEKSTAYLLFRLWAAATVPGGVGQIVVLPFDQIMPAVRDGKVDAGLVIHEARFTYQNYGLHCLADMGEHWESTTGLPIPLGAIIARRSLGTDTLRRLAEAARSSVRMAWDDPEASRPYVLEHAQEMDPAVADQHIGLYVNEFTADLGEDGYAAVRGLLERAATEGLVPGVGAQALAFP; the protein is encoded by the coding sequence ATGAACGCCACGCCCGGAACGACATCCGCCACGGCGGCCGGAACGAAGCCCCTGCGGATCGCCTACTCGCCCTGCCCGAACGACACGTTCACCTTCGACGCCTGGGCGCACGGCCGCGTCCCCGGCGCCCCCGCGCTGGACGTCACCTTCGCCGACATCGACATCACCAACGGCATGGCGGAGCGCGGCGAGCACGACATCCTCAAGGTGTCGTACGCGGTGCTGCCGTGGGTGCTCGACGAGTACGCGCTGCTGCCGTGCGGCGGCGCGCTCGGCCGGGGCTGCGGGCCGCTGGTGCTGACCGCCGAGCCGGGCCGGGACCTCACGGGCGCGGTGGTCGCGGTGCCCAGCGAGAAGTCGACCGCCTACCTGCTCTTCAGGCTCTGGGCCGCGGCCACCGTGCCGGGCGGGGTCGGCCAGATAGTCGTGCTGCCGTTCGACCAGATCATGCCCGCGGTGCGGGACGGCAAGGTGGACGCCGGCCTCGTCATCCACGAGGCACGCTTCACGTACCAGAACTACGGGCTGCACTGCCTCGCCGACATGGGCGAGCACTGGGAGTCCACCACCGGCCTGCCGATCCCGCTCGGCGCCATCATCGCCCGCCGCTCGCTCGGCACGGACACCCTGCGGCGGCTGGCGGAAGCCGCACGCAGCTCGGTCCGGATGGCCTGGGACGACCCGGAGGCATCCCGTCCGTATGTCCTGGAGCACGCCCAGGAGATGGACCCCGCGGTGGCGGACCAGCACATCGGTCTCTACGTCAACGAGTTCACCGCGGATCTCGGCGAGGACGGGTACGCGGCGGTGCGGGGGCTGCTGGAGCGCGCCGCGACGGAGGGGTTGGTTCCGGGGGTGGGGGCGCAGGCGCTGGCGTTTCCCTGA
- a CDS encoding DUF2771 domain-containing protein has protein sequence MSSPPPAGPRPPRALHPAGPHRPRPSRPAPGARSRRPGTVPAHRSHRSRVRRLRPATAAGALCAALLALSGCEKPTPLATVTVGEDSVHTAAACYHGGKRIPAPELAQCLRQRHFHGVGVDPDATVRFGVDPAIADEGWTILLNGRPITDPTPKTYRTIPGSVFFNPQFGARGGASTVSILEGSASRPIGLWSFTFKKQT, from the coding sequence ATGAGCTCCCCGCCCCCGGCGGGTCCGCGCCCGCCCCGCGCACTCCACCCGGCGGGCCCGCACCGGCCGCGCCCGTCACGCCCGGCCCCCGGCGCCCGGTCCCGGCGCCCCGGAACGGTCCCGGCCCACCGGTCGCACCGGTCCCGTGTCCGCCGCCTCCGCCCGGCGACCGCCGCCGGCGCGCTCTGCGCGGCGCTGCTCGCGCTCTCCGGGTGCGAGAAGCCGACGCCGCTGGCCACGGTCACCGTCGGCGAGGACTCGGTGCACACGGCAGCCGCGTGCTACCACGGCGGGAAGCGGATCCCGGCGCCGGAGCTGGCCCAGTGCCTGCGGCAGCGCCACTTCCACGGCGTCGGGGTGGACCCGGACGCCACGGTCAGGTTCGGCGTGGACCCGGCCATCGCGGACGAGGGCTGGACGATCCTGCTGAACGGCCGGCCGATCACCGACCCCACCCCGAAGACCTACCGCACCATCCCGGGCAGCGTCTTCTTCAACCCGCAGTTCGGGGCGCGGGGCGGCGCCAGCACCGTCAGCATCCTGGAGGGCAGCGCGAGCCGGCCGATCGGCCTATGGTCGTTCACGTTCAAGAAGCAGACCTGA
- a CDS encoding MFS transporter — MAAARASLTAGGPGPLRRTVRMLGHALKFPFALTGRAIRKATHAHGAGESGLAKLIELHGVNGAGDVMITVALASTVFFSVPTDEARGRVALYLAVTLAPFALLAPVIGPFLDRIPHGRRAAMATAMLARVLLALLLSNAVVTGSLELYPAALGVLVASKAYGVVRSAVTPRLLPPGFSLVKANSRVTLCGLLATGAAAPIGAALHLAGARWPLYGACVIFIAGTVLSFQLPPKVDSGKGEDKALLASDEEHLHGLREAAHVRRPGLRSVGPAVTHALAANAVLRWLSGFLIFFLAFLLREHPLAGQSAAVSLGAAGVGAGAGNALGTAVGAWLKARAPELIVVTVVALAAGVAVAAAALFGALLVAVLAAVAGFAQALAKLSLDAMIQRDVPEVVRTSAFAKSETVLQMAWVVGGAIGIALPLNGTLGLSVAAAVVAIGWLTTVRGLLSSARHGGAPGRTRVV; from the coding sequence GTGGCAGCCGCACGGGCGTCTCTGACCGCCGGCGGACCCGGCCCGTTGCGCCGGACCGTCCGGATGCTGGGGCATGCCCTGAAGTTCCCCTTCGCCCTCACCGGGCGGGCGATCCGCAAGGCCACCCACGCCCACGGCGCCGGCGAGTCCGGGCTGGCCAAGCTGATCGAGCTGCACGGCGTCAACGGCGCAGGCGACGTGATGATCACCGTCGCCCTCGCGTCCACCGTCTTCTTCTCCGTGCCGACCGACGAGGCCCGCGGCCGGGTGGCCCTCTACCTGGCCGTCACCCTCGCCCCCTTCGCCCTCCTCGCCCCCGTCATCGGCCCCTTCCTCGACCGCATCCCGCACGGGCGCCGCGCCGCCATGGCCACCGCGATGCTGGCCCGCGTCCTGCTCGCGCTGCTGCTGTCGAACGCCGTCGTCACGGGATCCCTGGAGCTGTACCCGGCCGCGCTGGGCGTGCTGGTGGCGTCGAAGGCGTACGGAGTGGTGCGCAGCGCGGTCACGCCGCGCCTGCTGCCGCCGGGCTTCTCGCTGGTGAAGGCGAACTCCCGGGTGACGCTCTGCGGCCTGCTCGCCACCGGTGCCGCCGCCCCGATCGGTGCGGCGCTGCACCTGGCCGGTGCCCGCTGGCCCCTGTACGGCGCCTGCGTGATCTTCATCGCGGGCACTGTGCTCTCCTTCCAGCTGCCTCCGAAGGTCGACTCCGGCAAGGGCGAGGACAAGGCGCTGCTCGCGTCGGACGAGGAGCACCTGCACGGCCTGCGCGAGGCGGCACATGTCCGGCGTCCGGGGCTGCGCTCCGTCGGGCCTGCGGTGACGCACGCCCTGGCGGCCAACGCGGTGCTGCGCTGGCTCTCCGGGTTCCTCATCTTCTTCCTGGCGTTCCTGCTCCGCGAGCACCCCCTCGCGGGGCAGAGCGCCGCGGTCTCGCTGGGCGCGGCGGGCGTCGGGGCGGGGGCGGGCAACGCGCTGGGCACGGCCGTCGGCGCGTGGCTGAAGGCCCGGGCACCCGAGCTGATCGTCGTGACCGTGGTCGCGCTGGCCGCCGGGGTCGCCGTCGCCGCCGCCGCGCTGTTCGGCGCGCTGCTGGTGGCGGTCCTGGCCGCGGTCGCCGGGTTCGCGCAGGCGCTGGCGAAGCTGTCGCTGGACGCGATGATCCAGCGGGACGTGCCGGAGGTGGTGCGCACGTCCGCGTTCGCCAAGTCGGAGACAGTGCTCCAGATGGCGTGGGTGGTGGGCGGCGCGATCGGCATCGCGCTGCCGCTCAACGGCACGCTGGGGCTGTCGGTCGCCGCGGCGGTGGTGGCCATCGGCTGGCTGACGACCGTCCGGGGGTTGCTGTCGTCGGCGCGGCACGGCGGGGCGCCGGGCCGCACGCGCGTGGTCTGA
- a CDS encoding futalosine hydrolase, with amino-acid sequence MRILVATAVAPEQDAVARALAADRARGGVHDQRIPGAALLALAGSPAEPDAPAARDGGVPPAARGPRWDLLTAGVGPGRAAASTSAALTAAALAGEPYGLVVSAGIGGGFAPVAPPLTVVVAEAITAADLGADTPDGFLPVTALGFGTVTHRVPPSLVREAAAATSAVTGTVLTVSTATGTAERCAVLRERHPDAVAEAMEGFGVAEAASAHGVPVLEVRTISNPVGPRDRAAWRIGEALAALTEAFGKLGPVLEGWRQA; translated from the coding sequence ATGCGCATTCTCGTCGCCACCGCGGTCGCCCCGGAACAGGACGCCGTGGCGCGGGCGCTCGCCGCCGACCGGGCCCGCGGCGGGGTCCACGACCAGCGGATCCCCGGTGCCGCCCTGCTCGCCCTGGCCGGCTCCCCCGCGGAGCCCGATGCGCCCGCGGCACGGGACGGCGGCGTGCCCCCGGCCGCCCGGGGGCCCCGCTGGGACCTGCTGACCGCCGGCGTCGGACCGGGCCGTGCCGCGGCGAGCACCAGCGCCGCGCTCACCGCGGCCGCGCTCGCCGGCGAGCCGTACGGGCTCGTGGTCTCCGCCGGCATCGGCGGCGGCTTCGCGCCCGTGGCACCGCCCCTGACGGTCGTCGTCGCCGAGGCGATCACCGCCGCCGACCTGGGCGCCGACACCCCGGACGGCTTCCTCCCCGTCACCGCCCTCGGCTTCGGCACGGTCACGCACCGGGTGCCGCCGTCCCTGGTCCGGGAGGCCGCCGCGGCGACCTCCGCGGTCACCGGCACCGTGCTCACCGTCTCGACCGCGACCGGCACCGCCGAGCGGTGCGCCGTACTCCGCGAACGCCACCCGGACGCCGTCGCCGAGGCCATGGAGGGCTTCGGGGTCGCGGAGGCCGCCTCGGCACACGGCGTGCCGGTCCTGGAGGTGCGCACGATCTCCAATCCCGTCGGCCCCCGCGACCGGGCGGCCTGGCGGATCGGGGAGGCGCTGGCGGCGCTCACGGAGGCGTTCGGGAAGCTGGGACCCGTACTGGAAGGTTGGAGACAAGCATGA